The nucleotide sequence AAGGCTGCAAATACGGCGGGACGCGCTGTCTGCAACAGTATGGAGCGCTTCATGGCAGCCTAATGCCCGCCGCCGCAGGTGTGCTCGGGCGTGAATTCTATCAGCTTGCCCTGGCAAAAGGCCTGTACGGCCGCGCCCACAGTGGGTTGATTGCCCGCAAAATACACGCTTATGCCCATCTGGTTAAAACCCATGAGCGGGCGCATGCCCATACCGCCCGCCAGCAGCGCAGTAACGCCGTGCGCTGCCAGATGCTGCACCGGGGCCATGCAGCCGCCCTGCTGGTGCGGGATAGATTCGAGGGTGGACTGGGCTACGACCTTGCCGTCTTCCAGCTCGACAATGGTGTAAATGTCGCAGTGACCAAAGTGCATGCCCATGCCGGAATCCATGCCGCCGGGCATCTGCGAGGGAATCGCCAGAATAGTCTTGCTCATGATTTCATCCTTTTACAGAGTGTTTATTGCGCCCCGTCGCTCCGGCTGCGCTGCCAGAGCGCACACGCGCTCCCAGGCTGCTGCCAGTATCCCGGCAAGGGCTGAATTTTCTTCGGTAAGTGCGTGCCGCCGCACCATGGCTTGCGTCACCAGCGGGCTGAAGGGCATATCGCCCAGCAGGTGGTGACCGCTCTCGGCGGCCATGGCGTGGATACGGGAGGTCTCGTCGGCATTCAGGTCGGACTTGTTGACAAGCACCGCTACAGGAATGCGAAAATGCGCGCACAGCTCGGCAACACGGCCAAAGTCGTGCCGCCCCGACGGCGTGGGTTCCACCACCGCCACGGCCAGCGCCGCGCCCGAAAGCGAGCTGATGACGGGGCACCCCACGCCGGGCGAGCCGTCGCACAGCACAAACTCCGCCCCCATGGCGGCAGCCTTGTCGCGCGCCTGCCGCTTGAGCAGCGCGACGAGCCTGCCGGAATTTTCCTGCCCCGGGTCAAGCTGGGCGTGCACAAAGGGGCCAAATCGGGTATCGCTCACGTACCACACCCCGCAGCG is from Desulfovibrio desulfuricans and encodes:
- a CDS encoding NifB/NifX family molybdenum-iron cluster-binding protein, whose protein sequence is MSKTILAIPSQMPGGMDSGMGMHFGHCDIYTIVELEDGKVVAQSTLESIPHQQGGCMAPVQHLAAHGVTALLAGGMGMRPLMGFNQMGISVYFAGNQPTVGAAVQAFCQGKLIEFTPEHTCGGGH
- a CDS encoding ATP-binding protein — translated: MREIVVVSGKGGTGKTTVCAAFAALAHAQGQKAVLCDLDVDVPDMHILLDPQVRQREVFISGNTARINAAACTGCGRCAELCRFDAVRLVDGAYTIDELGCEGCGVCYKLCPAQAVEFPERRCGVWYVSDTRFGPFVHAQLDPGQENSGRLVALLKRQARDKAAAMGAEFVLCDGSPGVGCPVISSLSGAALAVAVVEPTPSGRHDFGRVAELCAHFRIPVAVLVNKSDLNADETSRIHAMAAESGHHLLGDMPFSPLVTQAMVRRHALTEENSALAGILAAAWERVCALAAQPERRGAINTL